From the Manihot esculenta cultivar AM560-2 chromosome 14, M.esculenta_v8, whole genome shotgun sequence genome, the window AGCCTCCGGTGAGTTGAAAGTTTGATGTCAAAATTTAGAATATTGGAGTCGCGGAGAACTTTAATTTTTGCACTATCCCCAGTATACTTTTGGGAGATAAGGTAGCTGAAACCTATGCGCTCTCCATGCCGAAAGGGAACTGAAAATCAAGAAAAGGAAATAAAGTGCTGAGTCACAAACAATACAGTATGACTACCTAAAGTTAATAAGCATATTAGCATACATATGTATCCAAATAGGCTTAAGGGGCCTTATGTGAAAAATAAGGAATGGACACATACCTGTCCCATCATTGGCAATATCTACCCCATCAAAACTGAGAATAATATCTGACGGCTTCAAAACTTCAGATTCTGGAGCAGTGGGGTCAATTCTTCTGATACGAACACCCTTCTGATCAGGTTTCATACCCATAGCCATCCGTAAATCTGGATTTTCCATTTTCTGCCATTCAATCCCAAGAAATGGGAATCCTAGCATGCGACAGATGGCCATTGATTTTAATCAAGAGCAGTGAAGCATGTCATACAATTAACAGGTATTTGTAATTCAATTTCACAGTATCCACAAATCTACAGAAGACAGACACATACAGCATCAACATGGCCACTTTTTCTATCTACAGACCAAATAACATTAATGTGTCCTGGGAAATTTTTTGAGTGTAATGAATAAAGAGTGATCTATAAGAAACTCAACACATGACAacattttaaatctttaaagTGATATAAATGTCGAATATCTACCAAATCCCCCCTCTCCATTTTATTCCACTTCCAATTATAACTCATTTCTCTCCCTTTCTCAAACGAAACCCTCGATTGAGCTAAAGGCAAGCAAATACCTTGGCACCCTCAAAGCAACTGGCATCCTCTGATGAAGAACTATCCAACAGCCCCAATTAGTCCAAAGAGGAACAAAACGATGAGGAGAAGCTTGAAGCCTCAGCTCAATCTGCTAATTCTGATGCTGACAAAGCCACCAACactaagattttattttttagactaTGCTGATTATTAGCAGTTCACTTTGTTTCAGGTGATTTTTTTGTGGAAATATTTTGGTTTTGGTCAGGGAAAAAGGCTTGATGATGTAGTTTGAGGTTTGGCCTAGCATTTGCTAGAGTAGAGATAAAATTGAAGAGTATGGATGGAtcagtttttatttctaaaatcaTTTGTAGAGGATGGGAGTTGTGCTTGAGTGAACCAGGAATAGTTGAAtcagttttgaaaaatatagaGGTACCAGACAACGAAGTTTTGGAGGTTCTTTCCCCCTCCCCTCCTCCCTCCCTCTTCAATTAGACTAAAAGGCACATCAATTATTTAACGTCAGCTAATAATGACCTTCTCGATCTATCAAGAGTGTGTTTTCACTGGCCATGTTGACTGCAATTCTGTGCTTAATATATGCAAAAAAAGAAATACATGTACCTACTAGGTCATAATGGAAGTCTTGGATGCCATTGGAATTTTGAGCCAAAGAGGCAATTTATGTATTTGACCTTCAGCTATTAGAAGAAGGGGTTTTTTGCGCGCGGGGGAGGGGGGGGGGCGGGGGGTTTAATTTTACATGGACTGAAGAGGCAAGAGATGATATAGCATCACAATAGCTGATGGAAATGATGGCCCTAAATATAGTTGAATGGAGGGAAAAGGACCCTTGTATGCTAAGAAGTAGTTCAGTTAGGAAAATTTGTATGAAGGATTTAAACTACAAATGCACTAAGGTGTACCAACCTGTGAAAAAATGGATAGTTGAAAACAAAAGATACCCCTATACTAGATGTAGGAAGCATCAAAAGATGTATAATACACAAGACAAAGAATCAATTACGTATAGTACAACATATATATTTACATATATGAACAATGTACCAAAAAAAGCAAAATAGAGATCCTCTAAGTGTGAAAAGAAAGGCTATTGCTTGCTTAATAGCTCTCCTATCCTCCACATGGTTCAAAGAATGTATGGTTGTAGCTAACTTACCTGTATATGCTCCTTTCTTCTCATAATCTTGGATAAAATGGGTGATGACTGGTGTTGGTATGACATACCCTATATTTTCAACGTCTTCATGTTTAAGGGACTGAAATGCAATGCCCACACAATGTCCTTTGTCATTAAAAGCAGGCCCACCAGAATTTCCTGAGTTTATAGCAGCATCTATCTGCAAAGAGAAAATTACAGAGGCGCACAAGGGCTGTAGTTAGATTTACCAGCATTCACAATGACAAAGCTAATTTTGTAATAATATAACCTGCAAACCCAAAAGCTCGGTGGACCCATGAACATAAGACAGGATCTCTATCCGCGATACAACACCACTAGTCACAGAAATTGTGTCTCCTCCAATTGGGTAACCCACAACAGTCACAGCATCTTGAAGGGCAGGCAATTCTCCAAATTCAACAGGTGATACACCTTTCCAAAACTCATCATCATTGACTGTTAGCAAAGCTGCAAAATCACAGAAATCAGAACTCGAATAAACAAATAATCTCATATCCACATTGGAAAACACAATTAATAACACTTAATATTATACTCACTCTGTCTCGTAAAGATAGGCTTGTTTTACTTTATATCCATCTTAAATTATAGGCTACTTTCCCTATTGAGATAGTAATTCTTTTATTAGCTTCCTAATGCGCCCATATTTAATatgtgttaaatttgggtcaggcctaactcaccccaaaagctagctcaaaggggaggagtgcctataacccatataaggggcacattaccctttccataaccgatgtgggattcaacacacccctcacGCCCAGATTTTTACTGATGCGCggcacatttatggggcgcCCAACGTCGggtggggaggctctgataccatgttaaatttaggtcaggcctaactcacccaaaagctagctcaaggaggaggattgcctatggcccatataaggagcacattacccctttccacaatcgatgtgggattcaacacatccCCTCACGCCCATAATTCCTACTGGTGCATGGCATATTTATGGGGCgtccaacatcggatgggaaggctctgataccatgttaaatttgagccaggcctaactcacctcaAAAGCTAGCTAAGGGGAGGAGTGTCTAtaacccatataaggggcacattgcCCCTTTCCACAAATGCCATGCACCAGTAGGAATTatgggcgtgagggggtgtgttgaatcccacgtcggttgtggaaaggggtaatgtgccccttatatgggccataggcaatcctcgtccttgagctagcttttggggtgagttaggcctggcccaaatttaacaatatgcattgaaaaattaaaatttattagtttcaaGAACAAATTAATAATTGATAATATGAGAGGAGGGTATATTATAcaaaaagtataaaatttattgCTTATGACTATATTAACTACATTTTCTTAATCTTGAAAAAACAAACAAGCCTATCTTTTTGGAATGGAGGGAGTACTAAATAGCAGACTACGTCATTTCCCACCTCAACTTGCTACTTCAACCTCTGGACATTTCTCATTTCTAGAGTTCAACTTCAAAACTATTCTGAGTTTGTTACTCCTATTCTCTCATTGCAGGATTACTTCTCCTAAATGATATTCATCCCATTTTTAGACTTAAAATCTTAGCGCTTCACTTCTTATAAACTCGCAAGTCAGGTTTTTTAGTCATCATATCCATTTCATTCTACATTCATATAACTAAAAACATCTTTTACATGGAAGAGATTCTTATGCAGATTGAACCTCGTGCACAGCATTGACTATGACAAATATATCTCAAGATGATTGGCACTAGCAAACGCGTCAAGTAGATATCTTTTTCAAATGTATAGCATACTATAAGATGTAGTCATCATAAGTCCCATATCAACACTAAAAACTAGTAAATTTTCTGTCTTACCAATATCACACTCCGTCCCAATAGCGAGTACGGTAGCCAAATACTTAGTGTCAGAGCCTCGTTTCTTGAGCTTAACCTGGGTATAATGCTCCACGGAATGGGCATTAGTCAAAATCCTCCTGCCTCCGATCACAAACCCACTACTACTCGAGCTATACTGCCTCTTTCTCTGCCACGGGAGCGAGAAATTTGGCTCCGTGTGCACGCAGAACACTTTAACGACAGCATCCATCGCTGGTACTACCCTCGCCACACCACCTACAGGCTGAGGAAGCCCCACCTCTCCATTGATTAATGATGGTGGAGGCTTCTGGGGCTTTTCTGGAGAGTATTTGGGGCGCTTCTTAGGACGACCTCGTCGTCGCTCGCCACCATGGTGGTGATGGTtgttggtggtggaggtgggggtggtGGGATTAATGATTTCAACATTGCTGACAGAGAAAATATCGTCATCAGTGGTATTAGCAGCCATGGGATCTAGAGGTTGAGCTGTAGTGGTGATGGGGGTGGGATTTTTGGGTTTCCGTCCTCGTCTTTTGTGCTTGGAACTGCCCATGAAAAAATCGTCTCAAGCTTTGTTAAggatttggttgtttgggttaaAGTTTTGTATCGTTATGAATCTCCAATTTTTCGCCTcctattaattaaaaagaaaaatctaggGTTTGGAAATGGCAATTTGAAGGAAAACGAAGAGTAAGAGGAGGAAGGAAACTACTCTTAGTTCTCCTGTTTCATACTTCATGTCAGCATTGCTTGGACAATTTACAATTTACAATTTACAATTTCCACtactttacaaaaataaaataaaataaaataaaaaaataacagatTATTTTATTCTGAACCTCTTCTatttttttacatgaaaaaaaaaagtgaatattTCAATCCATTTCACAGTTTATTTTCATTTCTAGATTAAAAGGATTgcaaaaatcatgtaaatacttaaataatatatcatacggaatataatttgtataattctttttataataatgaatatatataaatgagTTGTAttggataaattattaaaataatttatgatattatatttttatctttttattaaaaaaaattacatataaatttaatgaaaattacaATTATGAGTGAAATAACCTGGTTCAAACTAATCCAAATAAATTTtggatttataatttttatcagcTGCCACAATTCCACAAGCAGGCAGCCGATTGTACTtgaatatttcataaaaattatcatAGTTTTTTTTAGGATATTGATGGATAGCTTTGcttatgatttaaaatttttatgtaaaattatagaattataatgaaaatataacaccagttttccttttttgaaaaaattgggtaaaaaaaaaaaaataaggaaatGGTAAAACTGtccatttaaatttcatgcatAACAAAACCATTATGGCCATAAACAAAGGGCCAGCCCAAAAGTTGCAAAAATTGTTTAGATACAAAACCCAAAGGCCAACCCATATCATGTTCCCACTTTAACCAATCCTCATTACTGTAGACACCaaaaatatataagaaataTGACTTACaggggaaaaaaaaaggtttaGGCTTGGAAAATCATCCTCAAGGCATACTTATGCTTTGCTTGGTAGCTAACACAAGATGTATAATGCAAGTTACACGTGGTGTGTGCAACTTAGCAGTATGATTGATTCCATTAAGAACACATCATTAAAAAATGGAAAAGCCAAAAAGAATTGGAACTCCAAACCCAAATATTAAAGCATAAGCATTCCTCCAAACTCTTATTGCTTctcataatattaaaaaaaagtgtTAATCCAATATAAAATACACAATTTTGTattatatgaatattttaaggaaaaaataaaaagaatggaCAGATTGATTATGACAACCAAAACATAAGAGACAGAGATGcaataataattcattttatagtcaaaatttaaataaattattacaaaattttgtatgactttttttttacatttttttacagtcaaaattataaattaaaaaaaatcaaacaatagaaaatgacaaaaaaatcaaattttccaAAATATTTCACTTCGAAATGGGTTTTTTAGTAGTTGTGATAATCTATGAACTTTTGAGCTATGTTACTTAACCTTTACTTATTATTTCCACCAACCCTTTTGGATTATGCAATATTCCAGTTGCCTCCATAGCCAAATTTCTTGCTTTAAACTGCCATTTGTGCTCTCAAATTTCTCCCAGAATAGTTCAACATCCCCAACAATAGCTAtatccttttttcttttaattctaatttttttaaataaaatttatgaattaatcgcattaaaaaaataatttaattaattatacgaCCAACCGAATAATTAATTAGTGAGTACGAGCATGAAAATATAGCTCTTTACACTAAGTCACATTTTGGCAACCACTTTGAGATTTGAGGTCATGAGGCAATCTCCAATCTACATTATTGTTTAATGCAGTAGGTATCCTTTCAATGATTCTTAATTGTGGTCCTTTTCATTTATGATAAAATTGCACAAtccataatttcttttaaaaaaatatatttaatttagataCACACATCCAGTTGATAGTTcaacatcttttttttttaatatttatataatttcgcctattatttgattaattaaaattttaaattgagttTCAGTGCatattctaaaatatttatttattgcaaAATGATAAATTCTAGACAATGTATTGCTTTATATAATCATTAAACTACTCAGCAATGTTTAATTGTTTTGTTGATTGATATTGAACAGTTGGTACaactatataaataattttgagcTAAGATATCATGTTTttggagaaaaagaaaagaaaaggaaaaaaaattataaatatattgttaaatatgcattatatatatatatttttttaaaaaatttatggataattaattagaatgtaattaaattataaattttattataaatttaaatatatgacTAACAAATAATTCAAACAGCATTTATAGATTTAATCTGATGGTAAatgcatctgaataaatttaagagatatcaaattttattattttaattttatttaaaaaaaataaataaataatccaaacgataaaattttaaattaaaattttattttttttaaattagtcaaacaaaaaatttatattttatattttaaatccaATATTAAAGCACCTGCATTCTCTAGGTGGATTTCAATTCTAAGTCGATTTCAATTCAAAGGTTTTAAAcgctaaaaaaaaatttactatttaattttatagatatttcattattaataaaccaatatctcaattttaaaaaaattctgatAGATAGACGATACAGAAGTAGGTACAATTTTCACTTCACAGATGCAGAGATGTGAGAAGCCCTTCAATTCTGGAACTAGAAACCAATAAATGCACAAAAGCTGTCtacttcaaattgaaaaaagaaaagaaattggaAAAGGACAGGAAGAACCAACCAAAATTCCtaaatcaaaacaaaaataatgAGAAAACCACGAAAAGCAGAGGAGAGAAATTTGGATACAGTATAAGTGAACGAGGGAGAATCATGTGATCCACCTCCTCATCCTCTCTCAACTAAAACACCCATAATAAATTTCACCACCGAGAAGCCAACCCTTTTGTCTTTCCCCCttaatcctttttttttcctgttAGTAATCTTCCACTCATAGATTTCTCCTTTGGAAGTGCTTTTTCTTCTGGGTTTTTTTCGTTTGTGGTTTTCTTTTTTACATGGTCATCAATGGCTTCAAGTGCTTCTAGGTTCATAAAGTGTGTGACTGTGGGAGATGGAGCTGTAGGCAAGACCTGCATGCTTATTTGCTACACGAGTAACAAGTTTCCTACTGtatgttttatttttgttcCATCAAATCATCTCTTTAAATGGCTTTTCACATCtgatttatgaattttatttctCCCTCTCATGGGTGATCTTCTGTGTTTATTACTTCTATTGTATTATTGCATCTGGGTTTTGCAGCTTTTCATATTTTCTCAACACCAATTCATCTCTTCTATTTTAGTCTCTCGCAAACCCTTTGGCTTCCATAAAGTCGTCTTTCTGAATTTTCCAATTTTAAACGATCGCCTGGGTTTCGCATGTTCCATTCCTCATTCAAATGTTGCTTCTGCTGCTTGGTTGTTTCATGCAGATAAACAAgcataatgtttttttttatgtttttcagatttatattttagaaataaatGTTAATTACTCTATGCTTTGTACAATCATATTACTTTTTATGTTCATCAGGATTACATACCCACTGTGTTTGATAACTTCAGTGCAAACGTGGTAGTTGAAGGAACCACTGTCAACTTAGGACTCTGGGATACAGCTGGTATGGTTTATCTGTCTCTCTATGcatattctttgttccttttttttttttttttgcctcaACTGAGGATGAGAATTTGTAATTTGGGTTGCTTAAACGGCTTTGTCAAAATAGGCAGCTTTTATGatgcatatttttttttatgacttTTATAGGACAAGAAGATTATAATAGATTAAGGCCCTTGAGCTACAGAGGGGCTGATGTTTTCGTGTTAGCTTTCTCTCTAGTTAGTCGGGCAAGCTATGAAAATGTACTTAAAAAGGTCTGCACATTTTACCTCTTTTAATCTTCATATGATTCTGTTTATTTTCTTCCTCCTAACACCATTGCTTGTTCAGTGGGTTCCTGAGCTTCAGCACTATGCTCCAGGAGTCCCTGTAGTACTTGCTGGCACCAAATTGGGTAAGTTTAATGGCATTCATCATTTTCTCCCCCAATAAATGCTGTGAAGTTCACTCGGACAATTTAAGTTGCCATCTTTGAACTTTAGTCCTTGTTACAATGCGATTCCAGATCGTTAATTTGTATAGGACTCTAAAGACTTCGATTTGGTTAACAGTAAAGCCACCCTTAGTAAATCTCTCCCTATTTCCCTCTCTCAGTCTCTATTTCACTCTTTCTCAGCAAGATTCAACAATAAAATTACcatgcaaataaaaaatcaatggcAGAAATCCA encodes:
- the LOC110600012 gene encoding protease Do-like 9, with amino-acid sequence MGSSKHKRRGRKPKNPTPITTTAQPLDPMAANTTDDDIFSVSNVEIINPTTPTSTTNNHHHHGGERRRGRPKKRPKYSPEKPQKPPPSLINGEVGLPQPVGGVARVVPAMDAVVKVFCVHTEPNFSLPWQRKRQYSSSSSGFVIGGRRILTNAHSVEHYTQVKLKKRGSDTKYLATVLAIGTECDIALLTVNDDEFWKGVSPVEFGELPALQDAVTVVGYPIGGDTISVTSGVVSRIEILSYVHGSTELLGLQIDAAINSGNSGGPAFNDKGHCVGIAFQSLKHEDVENIGYVIPTPVITHFIQDYEKKGAYTGFPFLGIEWQKMENPDLRMAMGMKPDQKGVRIRRIDPTAPESEVLKPSDIILSFDGVDIANDGTVPFRHGERIGFSYLISQKYTGDSAKIKVLRDSNILNFDIKLSTHRRLIPPHVKGRPPSYYIIAGFVFSTVSVPYLRSEYGKDYEFEAPVKLLDKLLHSMPQSPEEQLVVVSQVLVADINIGYEDIVNTQVLAFNGKPVKNLKSLANMVESCDDEFLKFELEYEQIVVLRTKAAKAATVDILATHCIPSAMSDDLKPWIVS
- the LOC110600268 gene encoding rac-like GTP-binding protein 3 isoform X1, giving the protein MASSASRFIKCVTVGDGAVGKTCMLICYTSNKFPTDYIPTVFDNFSANVVVEGTTVNLGLWDTAGQEDYNRLRPLSYRGADVFVLAFSLVSRASYENVLKKWVPELQHYAPGVPVVLAGTKLDLREDKHYLADHPGLVPVTTSQGEELRKQIGAAYYIECSSKTQQNVKAVFDSAIRVVIKPAQKQKEKKKKPNRGCFLDIFRGRRLLCLT
- the LOC110600268 gene encoding rac-like GTP-binding protein 3 isoform X2 — protein: MASSASRFIKCVTVGDGAVGKTCMLICYTSNKFPTDYIPTVFDNFSANVVVEGTTVNLGLWDTAGQEDYNRLRPLSYRGADVFVLAFSLVSRASYENVLKKWVPELQHYAPGVPVVLAGTKLDLREDKHYLADHPGLVPVTTSQGEELRKQIGAAYYIECSSKTQQRYLSWEETFVSHMKYILISEFSFACFYCC